TCACTAATTCCTGAAGAAatgataaagaaaagttaCACAGGAATAAATTCCGCAAAATTCCATCACAGAGATCGACTCCCTCAAGCACGTGTGAAGCTATCTCCGGTGGAATCACCGGAGAAGGCGGCCCCATCATCAGATCATCACCCACCAGTATAGTTTCCTCCATTCCCGGCTTCGAATCGACTGTGTTAACATTCATCAAAAGCAGTAATGATCAACAAAATATcccaataattatattttctcatcattTTCCACCTTCTCAACGTCAGAAACCAGTTAACGGAATTCATCAACTTCATTCAAACCGAAAAAAAACGTTTAAAAGGTAGAGAAAAAGCTAGCTTACCATCCATGGCGGCAACTCGTTATAGAACAGAAGCTGCTCGACGAAATGCCTCTGAAAAAAAGCAATTCACTTGGatataaacaaacaaacaaaactatCAAAACCACTAcagaaaaaaaagtgtataACATCAGCTGCAAATATGACCGGAATTTTTTTTCCGGCGACGAAAAATTTCACCGCCGATTACTAACAGAAAATCTGCTAAAAATTTGTGAACAACTGAAATTCCCCAAATATTCCGGAATTAAGAAGTTGGACTATTAGTTCGGCCCAAATGAAAAAGGCCCAACAATAATCCGGCCCAAACTGTCTAAACCCtaatataaaaactaaatcTTCAATCGAGAAGAGGTCGCGAGTTTCAGTGGTGTGATTTTCATTTGTGCTTTTGTCTCTGTGAAATTTCTCAGGTGAATTTGGATGCTGCTTCTCTATCTAGTTATTGATTGTTGTTTGTTGTGTCTAGGTTTCTcgatgaaatttgaattctaATGTTCtattattgatgatttttttttatgttggtTTTAATAGCAATGAAGGTTGTCGCAGCTTTCCTGTTGGCTGTTTTGGGAGGCAACACCGCCCCCTCCGCCGAGGATCTGAAGGGAATTTTGAGCTCAGGTTTGTATCTTCGcgattttcatttatttaattgtgtttCTTTCTAAGTTATTTGTGTTATGGTATTAGATCTAAATTTACTATACTAGGAGTAGTATTGATTTGCATAGCTCATTCTTCCACCTCTATTCATTCATCTTAAGATTTgtacattttgaaaaaaattcatttgattTGCATGAAAATTGATTGTACAATCTGAAATTGGTGAGGAGTTTTCCAAATAGCTGTTTCTCTTACACTCATtgttatttttgcttttcttACTTGTTTTGGGGCTAATTTGatgtttgtttttgtatttaaatctcTTTTTTGTAATTGTATATTCGGTCTTCTACATGAAAAAAACTCTGGATTCTGTTGTGGATTGCATTTTTTGAATTGAAGAGAATGCGGCAAatgaatactagtactattttttgcttttgtcaatttaatctatttttaggattaaatgatatcttttgatttttttaccTTATCAAGTTATTATATTGCATTATTGACTTCGCAATGCTTCTCGAAATACTTAAAAGACTATACATTTGAATATGAGAATAGATTTCATTAGAGTATCTATAATTTGATACTATCAGTGTAAATGTTAGGCAAGTTTTGGATTTAGAGACTTAAACTAAGTTTTATCATTGCTCACTTGGAACATTGGCGTGTTTCAAGATTAATCGTATTATAATTAAGCATACTAGTGGTTTATAACGAGCTTACACTGTGTTGTATGCTTCTTTATTTTGATCAACTGTATAGTCTGAATATGATTAGTGACCATGTCGTACTTGTCACAGTTGTGCGCACTTATATCTGGATTGTTTCTTTCTATTGTTTGTTCGGTCTTTGTATGACTTAGATTGGTGCAGAATACATTAATGTGAGACTAATGGATTTGCTAATTGGTAATATGACTTTGGCTATACTTGAATAATGTGTATGAGTCACTTTAATTCTTATATTGATTACTTCACacccttttccttttccttttccagtTGGGGCTGATGCTGATGAGGAAAGAATTGAGCTGTTGCTTTCTCAAGTTGCCGGAAAAGACATTACTGAGTTGATTGCTGCCGGGAGGGAAAAATTGGCTTCAGTACCTTCAGGTGGTGGCGGGGTTGCAGTTTCTGCTCCCACTGGTGGTGCAGGAGGTGGTTCTGCCCCTGCTGCTGCCGAGGctaagaaagaagagaaggttgaagagaaagaagagtcTGATGATGTAAGTATAGTATTATGAATGTATTGATATAAGTTTCCTCAATTGCTTTATTGTTTATCTGAACCgattcttctttttccttctgtTTCAGGACATGGGCTTCGGTCTTTTTGATTAGATTTTGCAAATGCAGCCGTGTATCGAGAAAGCATTCGATGCATTCTCTTCAATTTACGATAGTAgagaaattttcttttatgttttcGGTACTGGAA
The genomic region above belongs to Salvia hispanica cultivar TCC Black 2014 chromosome 3, UniMelb_Shisp_WGS_1.0, whole genome shotgun sequence and contains:
- the LOC125212512 gene encoding 60S acidic ribosomal protein P2B-like isoform X1 gives rise to the protein MKVVAAFLLAVLGGNTAPSAEDLKGILSSVGADADEERIELLLSQVAGKDITELIAAGREKLASVPSGGGGVAVSAPTGGAGGGSAPAAAEAKKEEKVEEKEESDDDMGFGLFD
- the LOC125212512 gene encoding 60S acidic ribosomal protein P2B-like isoform X2, with translation MKVVAAFLLAVLGGNTAPSAEDLKGILSSVGADADEERIELLLSQVAGKDITELIAAGREKLASVPSGGGGVAVSAPTGGAGGGSAPAAAEAKKEEKVEEKEESDDVRHGLRSF